One part of the Mariniblastus fucicola genome encodes these proteins:
- a CDS encoding dihydrolipoyl dehydrogenase family protein, which yields MLSKPAWVTKKSGFEGFTMREFDLLIIGTGPAAGDAAKKCAAAGWEVGIAESREFGGTCALRGCNPKKVFVHAAAVVDAARRSDGKLCDAGDIKINWSNLVAFKNSFVEGIPKDSRKAYEEKGIETFLGSPEFISATQLRIGDETIQPKHVLIATGAKPRPLEIDGEELITLSDEFMNLSNLPKNVVFIGGGYISFEFAHVAARADSEVTILERSNQPLGHFESNLVDSLIVKSREIGINVVTEAAVEKVEEANGCYCVTYSKDGNSQTVQADLVVHGAGRVPNLSELNLEAGNVDFDANQGVAVDRFLRSKSNPMVYAAGDCAATGVAPLTPTASAEGYTVTKNLLNDKPIEVDYNPIPAVVFTIPPLASVGLTEGQAHATGKSFRVEAKDASDWGTVSKVCETTAAYKLIIEKETDRILGAHVLSPGADDLINLFAVVMKLNGKASDLKSTLLAFPTSTYNVRQMV from the coding sequence ATGCTCTCCAAGCCCGCGTGGGTGACAAAAAAGTCTGGATTTGAAGGATTCACAATGAGAGAGTTTGATTTGCTGATAATTGGCACGGGGCCGGCCGCTGGAGATGCAGCGAAAAAGTGTGCGGCGGCGGGATGGGAGGTTGGGATCGCTGAGTCGCGCGAATTCGGCGGCACTTGTGCATTGCGTGGTTGCAATCCGAAAAAGGTTTTCGTTCACGCGGCAGCAGTCGTCGACGCGGCACGTCGTAGCGATGGAAAACTGTGTGATGCGGGCGACATCAAGATCAACTGGTCCAATTTAGTCGCGTTCAAAAACTCATTCGTCGAAGGAATTCCGAAAGATAGCCGCAAAGCCTACGAAGAAAAAGGTATCGAGACGTTTCTCGGCAGCCCCGAATTCATTTCGGCAACGCAGCTGAGGATCGGTGACGAAACGATCCAGCCCAAACACGTTTTGATCGCTACGGGAGCCAAGCCCCGTCCGTTGGAGATTGACGGGGAGGAGCTGATCACGCTTAGTGATGAGTTCATGAATTTGTCGAACTTGCCCAAGAACGTCGTGTTCATCGGCGGCGGCTATATTTCGTTTGAGTTTGCTCACGTTGCCGCACGAGCCGATTCTGAAGTGACCATTTTGGAGCGGAGTAACCAACCGCTGGGTCATTTTGAATCGAACCTTGTCGATTCTCTGATCGTGAAGAGCAGGGAAATCGGAATCAATGTCGTGACCGAAGCGGCGGTAGAAAAAGTGGAAGAAGCAAATGGCTGTTACTGCGTGACTTATTCAAAAGACGGCAACTCACAAACCGTGCAGGCTGATCTGGTCGTACATGGAGCTGGTCGCGTACCCAACTTGTCCGAACTCAACCTGGAGGCAGGTAACGTTGATTTCGATGCGAACCAAGGTGTTGCCGTAGACAGGTTCTTACGCAGCAAATCCAACCCAATGGTTTACGCAGCTGGAGATTGTGCAGCGACCGGGGTGGCTCCGTTGACTCCTACGGCCAGTGCAGAAGGCTATACAGTGACCAAGAATCTTTTAAACGATAAACCGATCGAAGTCGACTACAACCCCATTCCGGCAGTTGTTTTCACGATCCCGCCGCTGGCTTCGGTTGGACTCACTGAGGGTCAGGCGCATGCAACCGGCAAGTCATTTCGAGTTGAAGCGAAGGACGCGTCCGATTGGGGAACAGTCTCAAAAGTCTGCGAAACGACAGCCGCGTACAAGCTGATCATCGAGAAGGAAACAGATCGGATTCTGGGTGCCCATGTATTGTCGCCGGGCGCCGATGACTTAATCAATCTGTTTGCAGTTGTGATGAAGCTAAACGGCAAGGCGTCTGATTTAAAATCGACATTGCTTGCGTTTCCCACCTCGACTTACAACGTCCGTCAGATGGTTTGA
- a CDS encoding 3-keto-disaccharide hydrolase — protein MLHSLKQPLCRFFSILLIAGTVCGSLAVGQELDPQQDEWVAHYSKQPNAPKPSEMLLNTDEEPDLTEGFESLFNGEDLSGWVARGGSCTFEIKDRIIVGTCVKGSKSTYLCTKKEDYKDFIFTCDLKLEIDGNTGVQFRSRSAAGKKAGLESEVVSGPQVEIEGQGKKGRNWSGGIYGQSCGGYFYPLWLKEHEAARAAESKTGWNRVTISAKGNVVKTWINGVPVTHWVGDGTYSTGFFALQVHQGKAGTILFKNLKVKELAE, from the coding sequence ATGTTGCATTCACTCAAACAACCTCTCTGCCGGTTCTTTTCAATTTTGCTAATCGCTGGCACGGTCTGTGGCTCATTGGCTGTCGGCCAGGAACTCGACCCCCAGCAAGACGAATGGGTGGCTCACTACTCCAAACAGCCGAACGCGCCGAAGCCCAGCGAGATGTTGCTCAACACCGATGAAGAGCCCGATCTTACCGAAGGCTTTGAGTCATTGTTCAACGGGGAAGACCTGAGTGGCTGGGTGGCCCGAGGCGGCAGTTGCACTTTTGAGATTAAAGACAGAATCATTGTTGGCACATGCGTAAAAGGATCCAAAAGCACTTACCTGTGCACGAAGAAGGAAGACTATAAAGACTTCATTTTCACCTGTGACTTGAAACTGGAAATTGACGGTAACACTGGAGTTCAGTTTCGATCGCGATCTGCTGCAGGAAAGAAAGCTGGCTTGGAATCGGAGGTCGTTTCGGGGCCACAAGTGGAGATTGAAGGCCAAGGCAAAAAAGGGAGAAACTGGTCGGGCGGTATTTATGGCCAGAGTTGTGGCGGCTACTTCTATCCGTTGTGGTTGAAAGAGCACGAAGCTGCTCGTGCCGCAGAAAGTAAGACCGGATGGAATCGCGTAACGATTTCCGCCAAAGGAAATGTCGTGAAGACATGGATCAACGGCGTCCCCGTAACGCATTGGGTCGGTGACGGAACCTATTCGACAGGCTTCTTTGCGTTGCAAGTCCACCAAGGCAAAGCTGGTACGATTTTGTTCAAGAATTTGAAGGTCAAGGAACTGGCGGAATAG